A window of the Lactuca sativa cultivar Salinas chromosome 5, Lsat_Salinas_v11, whole genome shotgun sequence genome harbors these coding sequences:
- the LOC111897240 gene encoding uncharacterized protein LOC111897240 — MKPHVVTEDQIKLRAFPFSLQDSAREWLYDLPSGSITTWTELAKLFLEKYFPKTRVSILRSEILGLTPMERRLINASSGGSLGDMTPTEIRELIEKLAIESKHSGNKDRWYPDQPRGVKEISNGHLEAQLSELTKVVLLLTKEKAAATKQCWICMNTDHPTNMCPILQEDTVAPPPGFQQRRIFQQSGFQQNFQNQQNFQHQDFQQPLQQYFGSSSMALEDIVKKSQGKLLRHTENSPKHNVSAISLRSGKTYEGPRLSEPENKIEEEYEEVMVKEVNVEETEKEVEAEEYEEVLVEEEAEKETPTLPKPILKEYKPLPPFPSRLRSTKRERDDEDSMEMLRKVEIYVPLLDIIQHIPRYAKFIKNLCNSKEKMKFNEIVNAGENISFILRTGLPPKCKDPRIFLVPCKLGKINFPKAMLDLGASTETIIQLADHSTVHPKCVLEDVLVQVDNLIFPVDFYIFDMGNLDTSDANSIILGRPFMKTAKTKIDVFAGTLSMEFDVEVVNFKINNDDFPSENISVNYIGTNNPLLEGCCVLSNISMQEKFVDKNLSYTSGELAKDKLGENEGGNFTVEKEFVEVDKPEKKLSERAEMELKRNKLLEEKEGNVSSDINMKRKESENDNSGKKKEVQKTDEV; from the exons ATGAAGCCTCATGTAGTTACAGAAGATCAGATAAagttaagggcattccccttttcacTTCAAGATTCAGCAAGGGAATGGTTATATGACCTCCCATCTGGTTCCATCACCACTTGGACCGAACTCGCGAAGCTGTTTTTAGAGAAATATTTTCCAAAAACACGGGTTTCCATCCTCAGAAGTGAAATCCTTG GCCTAACACCTATGGAGAGGCGCTTGATAAATGCTTCCAGTGGTGGTTCCTTGGGTGATATGACACCAACTGAAATCAGAGAGCTTATTGAAAAGTTGGCGATCGAGTCTAAACATTCTGGAAATAAAGATAGGTGGTATCCAGATCAGCCAAGGGGTGTCAAGGAGATCAGTAATGGTCATCTGGAAGCTCAGCTATCTGAATTGACGAAAGTTGTTCTGCTCCTGACCAAAGAAAAAGCAGCTGCAACGAAACAATGTTGGATTTGCATGAACACTGATCACCCTACTAACATGTGCCCAATATTGCAAGAGGACACAGTGGCA CCTCCACCTGGATTTCAGCAGCGGCGAATTTTTCAGCAGTCGGGTTTTCAGCAAAATTTTCAGAATCAGCAAAATTTTCAACACCAGGATTTCCAGCAACCTTTGCAACAATATTTTGGTAGCTCTAGCATGGCCTTGGAGGATATTGTTAAAA AATCTCAAGGAAAGTTACTGAGGCATACAGAAAACAGTCCAAAGCACAATGTGAGTGCTATTTCCTTGAGAAGCGGAAAGACATATGAAGGTCCAAGGTTATCTGAACCAGAAAATAAGATTGAGGAagaatatgaagaagttatggttaaAGAAGTAAATGTGGAAGAGACAGAAAAAGAAGTTGAAGCTGAAGAGTATGAAGAGGTTTTGGTTGAAGAAGAAGCTGAAAAAGAAACCCCAACACTACCCAAGCCAATTCTGAAGGAGTACAAGCCACTACCTCCCTTCCCATCGCGATTGAGGAGCACGAAGCGCGAAAGAGATGATGAAGATAGTATGGAAATGCTTCGCAAGGTTGAAATATATGTCCCACTTTTAGATATTATCCAACATATCCCTCGTTAtgctaaatttattaaaaatttatGCAACTCAAAggaaaaaatgaaatttaatgaGATTGTAAATGCTGGTGAAAATATCTCCTTTATTTTACGAACAGGTTTACCTCCAAAGTGCAAGGATCCGAGGATTTTCTTAGTTCCTTGTAAATTGGggaaaattaattttccaaaagcCATGCTTGATTTAGGAGCTTCA ACCGAGACAATTATCCAGTTGGCAGATCATTCAACAGTACACCCAAAATGTGTGCTGGAGGATGTTCTTGTCCAAGTGGATAACCTGATTTTTCCCgttgatttttacatttttgacaTGGGAAACCTGGATACTTCAGATGCAAACTCTATTATTTTGGGAAGACCTTTTATGAAAACTGCAAAAACGAAAATTGATGTTTTTGCTGGTACACTTTCAATGGAGTTTGATGTGGAAGTCGTGAACTTTAAAATTAATAATGATGATTTTCCTTCTGAAAATATTTCTGTCAATTATATAGGTACCAACAATCCTTTATTAGAGGGCTGCTGTGTGCTTTCTAATATCTCTATGCAAGAAAAATTTGTAGACAAGAATTTATCATACACATCAGGGGAGTTGGCTAAAGATAAGCTTGGGGAAAACGAAGGAGGGAACTTCACTGTTGAAAAGGAATTTGTAGAAGTTGATAAACCTGAAAAGAAGTTATCTGAAAGGGCCGAGATGGAGTTAAAAAGAAATAAACTTTTGGAAGAAAAAGAGGGAAATGTGAGTTCTGATATAAATATGAAAAGAAAGGAATCTGAAAACGATAATTCTGGGAAGAAAAAAGAAGTTCAGAAAACGGA